The following coding sequences are from one Fibrobacter sp. window:
- a CDS encoding glycosyltransferase, with protein MVALIIVISLYVLCSAILLAYGLQCYILTYLFLRKRKAKVIAQRERMKHFYSITDESCFPKVVTQLPMYNEKSVANRVIEAVAAIDYPISRHEIQVLDDSTDETIGFVDETVRRLKEQGINISVIRRVDRTGYKAGALQNGLDYTDAEFVAIFDADFVPRPDFLKKAMAFFVDRPKIGLVQGRWTHLNKNSSLITRGQAMGIDGHFMIEQAARSWNGLFMNFNGTAGVFRRSAIETSGGWQHDTLTEDMDLSYRMQLAGWETEYVPELEVPAEIPEDINAFKNQQFRWAKGSIQTAIKIIPLLWQRKIPVFKMVQAVLHLTHYMVHPLMLLLALLTMPVLYYVKVYLPPFWFGCVILCMILATSGPSTMYMVSQYYIGNKIRKQIMLIPAMMLIGTGLAVNNGKAVFEALLKMNSPFHRTPKKGSKRSTTYKPIKDLTCLVEIILGIYCLASFQMFLGFTNFLVSPFLMLYASGFLFVGIISVVHFRRPELIDLKIKPPSIIK; from the coding sequence ATGGTTGCACTAATCATTGTAATATCTTTGTACGTCTTGTGTTCGGCGATTCTGCTGGCATATGGGTTACAGTGTTATATTCTCACCTATCTTTTCCTTCGGAAGCGAAAAGCTAAAGTAATTGCCCAACGCGAGAGGATGAAGCACTTCTATAGTATAACAGATGAAAGTTGTTTCCCCAAAGTAGTAACCCAGCTTCCAATGTACAATGAGAAATCTGTAGCCAACCGGGTCATAGAGGCTGTGGCTGCGATTGATTATCCAATATCAAGGCACGAAATCCAGGTTCTTGACGACAGCACTGATGAGACAATTGGATTTGTGGATGAAACTGTCAGGCGGCTGAAAGAGCAGGGAATCAATATTTCGGTTATTCGCAGGGTAGATAGAACAGGTTATAAAGCGGGTGCTCTGCAGAATGGACTTGACTATACAGATGCAGAATTTGTAGCGATATTTGATGCTGATTTTGTACCCAGGCCGGATTTTCTGAAGAAGGCGATGGCCTTTTTTGTGGATCGCCCCAAGATTGGGCTTGTTCAGGGGAGATGGACACATCTGAACAAGAATTCCTCTTTGATCACCAGAGGCCAGGCCATGGGTATTGACGGGCATTTTATGATTGAACAGGCCGCCAGAAGCTGGAATGGGTTGTTCATGAATTTCAATGGCACTGCCGGAGTTTTTCGCCGTTCAGCTATTGAAACCAGTGGCGGGTGGCAGCATGATACCCTGACCGAAGATATGGATCTTTCCTACCGCATGCAACTGGCCGGTTGGGAAACAGAGTATGTTCCTGAACTTGAGGTGCCGGCTGAGATACCTGAGGATATAAACGCTTTTAAGAATCAGCAGTTCAGGTGGGCGAAGGGTTCGATCCAGACCGCTATAAAGATCATCCCTCTTCTGTGGCAGAGAAAGATTCCCGTGTTTAAAATGGTTCAGGCGGTACTTCATCTTACCCACTATATGGTTCATCCGTTGATGCTGCTTCTGGCACTTCTGACTATGCCGGTTCTCTATTATGTAAAGGTGTATCTTCCGCCGTTCTGGTTTGGATGTGTTATTCTGTGCATGATTCTGGCTACCAGCGGGCCATCGACAATGTACATGGTTTCCCAGTACTACATAGGAAACAAGATCAGAAAGCAGATCATGCTTATCCCGGCGATGATGCTTATAGGGACCGGGTTGGCCGTGAATAATGGTAAAGCGGTCTTTGAGGCTCTTCTCAAGATGAATTCGCCTTTTCATCGTACACCGAAAAAAGGTTCTAAGCGAAGCACTACATACAAGCCGATAAAAGATCTGACCTGTCTTGTCGAGATCATCCTGGGGATATACTGCCTGGCCAGTTTCCAGATGTTTCTTGGCTTTACAAATTTTCTTGTCAGTCCTTTTCTGATGCTCTACGCATCCGGATTTCTCTTCGTGGGCATAATCTCGGTTGTCCATTTCAGACGTCCGGAACTGATAGACCTGAAAATAAAGCCGCCATCAATCATCAAGTAA
- the ychF gene encoding redox-regulated ATPase YchF, with product MKIGLFGLPKSGKTTLFNALTKSEAPVSAYASSKAEPNIAIVKVSDERVKRLSEMYKPKKTVFATIEIVDVAGIAEDSIRQEAFAGEMLKVIRNADSLAFVIRGFANDITGPADPIGDLRKIEEETLLSDLIIAEKRLEKIRSGYTKGQKNDALLMEEKVLERVCEQLNKSEPVRKLEFSPEEELAIRGFQFLTKKPAIVILNTDEVSYGKNEAVMQKFSKEYNAIEFAGNFEMELSRLDENDAQMFMEDMGIKESAKDRLTKIAYDTLGYISFFTVGADEVRAWNIRRGSTAVEAAGSIHSDLARGFIAVECFSYDDLMELGSEKAVKEKGRFHLEGKDYIVSDGDIMSIRFNV from the coding sequence ATGAAGATAGGACTGTTTGGATTACCCAAATCAGGTAAAACCACTCTCTTTAATGCCTTGACAAAATCGGAAGCTCCTGTATCTGCTTATGCCTCCTCCAAAGCCGAACCCAATATTGCTATTGTCAAAGTTTCAGATGAGCGGGTGAAGAGGCTCTCTGAGATGTACAAACCTAAAAAGACAGTCTTTGCCACGATAGAAATTGTGGATGTTGCAGGGATCGCGGAGGACTCGATTCGTCAGGAGGCCTTCGCGGGTGAGATGTTGAAGGTAATCCGGAATGCGGATTCGCTGGCATTTGTGATCCGTGGCTTTGCAAACGACATTACCGGCCCGGCAGATCCGATTGGTGATCTGAGAAAAATTGAGGAAGAGACTCTGCTTTCCGACCTGATAATAGCTGAGAAGAGGCTTGAGAAAATCAGGTCAGGATATACGAAGGGGCAGAAAAATGATGCTCTGCTGATGGAGGAAAAGGTTTTAGAGAGAGTATGTGAGCAGCTTAACAAATCAGAGCCTGTCAGAAAGCTGGAATTCAGCCCTGAGGAGGAACTGGCGATCAGGGGATTTCAGTTTCTTACCAAAAAACCGGCGATAGTTATTCTCAATACCGATGAGGTATCTTACGGGAAAAATGAAGCAGTGATGCAGAAGTTTTCAAAGGAGTATAATGCAATTGAGTTTGCGGGTAATTTTGAGATGGAGCTCTCGAGGCTCGATGAGAATGATGCGCAGATGTTTATGGAGGATATGGGAATAAAGGAGTCAGCAAAGGATCGTCTGACAAAAATCGCCTATGATACACTGGGGTATATAAGTTTTTTCACTGTGGGTGCAGATGAGGTGAGGGCCTGGAATATAAGGAGAGGTTCGACGGCGGTGGAGGCTGCCGGCAGTATTCATTCTGACCTGGCACGGGGTTTTATTGCTGTGGAGTGTTTCTCTTATGACGATCTGATGGAACTGGGATCGGAAAAGGCTGTGAAAGAAAAGGGGCGATTTCATCTGGAGGGTAAGGACTATATTGTGTCTGATGGGGACATAATGAGTATAAGGTTTAATGTTTGA